A stretch of the Candidatus Zixiibacteriota bacterium genome encodes the following:
- a CDS encoding VCBS repeat-containing protein, with protein MQILSFLRKFSLVFLLTGLLALRGGHAADQDFFDIYGIEVEGKIHNFVAGDFDGDSLRDIVVIYSPQSGVDNRYLGLHLQRRDGSFGAKADFLTELPKSAAQIDAADYDGDGRQNILTADADGVIAFSFTSGNGWSAPLRLIRQSTLYAFPMFEGIIVSPFVVDLLQKPGLEIIVPTAKGYAIFEKNERGAYQILNQLSTPIVSRHHARDTKDLNRYGNTGFSISLAQIFVFDGNLDGRADLYFLWDHKLCTYFQDNSGNFPQTPDVEVDFFPGNSGGYLQSYLLDMNGDRRPDLAVSHTSGGITKTETKLRFYISDAQGRMERVHRREISLSDSHCNLMFGDFRSSGRYDMVVPAVEIGAIAATKMLLMKKADLHLLIYPLTNGLPDNESTRRLSFEFKFNFDHDIPTEEVCVNWSADFNADRLLDLVFCDGGGKVQFFWGKERDFLSRKPDIDITLDHPSMIYPVKLGRGIYPDVVVRHNLGGRLDRLTILKNRNNRNN; from the coding sequence TTGCAGATTCTATCTTTCTTGAGAAAATTCAGTCTGGTGTTCTTACTAACCGGGCTACTGGCGTTGCGCGGCGGTCATGCCGCCGACCAGGATTTTTTCGATATTTACGGCATTGAGGTCGAAGGCAAGATTCATAATTTTGTCGCCGGCGACTTTGACGGCGACAGTCTCCGCGATATTGTCGTTATCTACTCCCCGCAAAGCGGTGTCGATAACCGTTATCTCGGGCTTCACCTGCAGCGGCGGGACGGCTCCTTTGGCGCCAAGGCTGATTTCCTGACGGAACTGCCGAAGTCGGCCGCGCAGATTGATGCCGCCGACTATGACGGCGACGGCCGGCAGAATATTCTTACCGCTGACGCCGACGGCGTCATTGCCTTCTCCTTTACATCCGGCAACGGCTGGAGCGCGCCGCTGCGGCTTATCCGCCAGAGCACGCTCTACGCTTTCCCGATGTTCGAAGGGATTATTGTCAGCCCCTTTGTTGTTGACCTCCTCCAGAAACCGGGACTGGAGATTATTGTCCCCACCGCCAAAGGGTACGCCATCTTTGAAAAAAACGAGCGCGGCGCGTATCAGATTCTCAATCAGCTCTCCACGCCGATTGTCAGCCGTCACCATGCCCGCGATACCAAAGATTTGAACCGCTACGGCAATACCGGTTTCAGTATCAGCCTGGCTCAGATATTTGTTTTTGACGGTAACCTGGATGGTCGGGCTGACCTCTATTTTCTCTGGGACCACAAACTCTGCACTTATTTCCAGGACAATTCCGGCAATTTCCCCCAGACTCCCGATGTCGAGGTCGATTTCTTTCCCGGCAATTCGGGCGGTTACCTTCAGAGTTATCTTCTCGATATGAACGGCGACCGCCGCCCCGACCTGGCGGTCTCCCATACCTCCGGCGGCATCACCAAAACCGAAACCAAACTCCGCTTCTATATCTCGGATGCCCAGGGACGAATGGAGCGGGTGCACCGCCGAGAAATTTCGCTGTCCGATTCCCACTGCAACCTTATGTTCGGTGATTTCCGTTCGTCCGGGCGGTACGATATGGTGGTGCCGGCGGTCGAAATCGGCGCCATTGCCGCCACCAAGATGCTTTTGATGAAAAAAGCTGATTTGCACTTATTGATTTATCCTCTGACCAATGGTTTGCCGGATAATGAATCAACGCGGCGTCTGAGCTTTGAATTTAAGTTCAATTTCGACCATGATATTCCCACTGAAGAAGTCTGTGTCAACTGGTCGGCCGATTTCAACGCCGACCGTCTGCTCGACCTGGTCTTCTGCGACGGCGGAGGCAAAGTGCAGTTTTTCTGGGGAAAAGAACGCGATTTCCTCTCGCGCAAGCCTGATATCGATATCACGCTCGACCATCCTTCCATGATTTATCCTGTCAAACTGGGACGGGGAATTTATCCGGACGTGGTGGTGCGGCACAATCTGGGGGGACGGCTCGACCGCTTGACTATTTTGAAAAACAGAAACAACCGGAATAATTGA